A window of the Rubeoparvulum massiliense genome harbors these coding sequences:
- a CDS encoding thymidine kinase, which produces MHFMKREGWVECIAGCMFSGKSEELIRRIRRAKYGKQRAVVFKPQLDNRYSETSVVSHNGFTVEAIPVTSAQEILKQVGPEIDVVGIDEVQFFEKEIIQVIEQLANEGKRVIVAGLDLDFRGEPFGPTPEIMARAEYVTKLQAICVVCGNPGTRPQRLINGEPANYNDPVIMVGASETYEARCRHCHQVPGKDKA; this is translated from the coding sequence ATTCATTTTATGAAACGTGAAGGTTGGGTTGAGTGTATTGCGGGCTGTATGTTTTCAGGGAAAAGCGAAGAACTGATCCGCCGTATTCGCCGTGCCAAGTACGGAAAACAGCGAGCAGTGGTTTTCAAGCCACAGTTGGATAATCGTTACAGTGAAACCTCAGTCGTATCCCACAATGGTTTTACAGTAGAAGCGATCCCAGTCACATCAGCACAGGAGATCCTCAAGCAGGTTGGACCCGAAATCGATGTGGTTGGTATTGATGAAGTTCAATTCTTTGAGAAAGAGATCATCCAAGTTATTGAACAACTGGCCAATGAGGGAAAACGGGTCATTGTTGCAGGACTTGATTTAGACTTCCGTGGGGAACCATTTGGTCCAACGCCGGAAATTATGGCACGTGCAGAATATGTAACCAAGCTTCAAGCCATCTGTGTGGTCTGCGGCAATCCTGGAACAAGACCACAGCGCTTGATCAATGGTGAGCCAGCCAATTATAACGACCCGGTTATTATGGTGGGAGCATCAGAAACTTATGAAGCTCGTTGCCGTCATTGCCATCAAGTGCCGGGAAAGGATAAAGCTTAA
- the rpmE gene encoding 50S ribosomal protein L31, whose translation MKQGIHPNYKKATVTCACGNTFETGSVKEDLRVEICSACHPFYTGKQKFVDAGGRVDRFKKKYNLE comes from the coding sequence ATGAAGCAAGGTATTCATCCAAATTATAAAAAAGCTACAGTTACTTGTGCCTGTGGAAACACATTTGAAACTGGTTCAGTAAAAGAGGATTTACGCGTGGAAATTTGTTCCGCATGCCATCCTTTCTATACTGGTAAGCAAAAATTTGTTGATGCTGGCGGACGCGTTGATCGCTTTAAGAAAAAATATAATCTGGAATAA
- a CDS encoding M23 family metallopeptidase, producing the protein MNGFRAMLLSSAVLPTLVVPQPSSQLVFVGEGQPMHGTSSLPVLQIQNPLHQVRDELLQQDEGNQAGKKESGDEDELEDPRFDKKRSVRIASTVTKEEPVVTEDVIYFYYQVNQGDSLYRLAKRYSITLNDLLQANDLPASVGLSVGEWLYIPRRVQVYEVEGTETLTQILEEKGFDIEDVLQLNPELISLQLQLQPGQKLYLPAPPPVKHWQTKRSYQVLPNSITIHRNGERQVVSMDELKKLAPSLQWPVTGQITSFYGMRNGRMHYGIDLWNESKAQTAIKAAAGGTVISAGWHAGYGNTVILQHDENWVTYYAHLSAIQVQQGAWVDVGEELGKMGKTGDSTGVHLHFEIRYQHQPLNPILFLPSPNVDLASQE; encoded by the coding sequence ATGAACGGTTTTCGTGCTATGCTCCTCTCTTCCGCCGTCTTGCCCACTCTGGTTGTCCCACAACCAAGCAGCCAGCTTGTTTTCGTCGGTGAAGGGCAACCCATGCATGGAACATCATCCTTACCAGTACTGCAAATTCAGAATCCCCTTCATCAGGTACGTGACGAATTGCTCCAACAGGATGAAGGAAACCAAGCAGGAAAAAAGGAAAGTGGCGATGAAGATGAGCTGGAGGATCCTAGGTTTGATAAAAAAAGAAGTGTACGTATTGCCTCAACGGTGACTAAAGAGGAGCCTGTTGTCACAGAAGATGTCATTTACTTCTATTATCAAGTGAACCAAGGAGATTCACTGTATCGTCTTGCCAAGCGTTATTCCATTACCTTAAACGATTTATTGCAGGCCAATGATCTGCCCGCCTCTGTTGGATTATCAGTGGGTGAATGGCTATATATTCCCAGGCGTGTTCAAGTTTATGAGGTAGAAGGAACGGAGACATTGACACAAATATTGGAGGAAAAAGGCTTTGATATTGAAGATGTATTACAGCTTAATCCTGAATTAATCAGTCTTCAATTACAGCTTCAGCCCGGGCAAAAATTATATCTTCCTGCGCCTCCTCCGGTGAAACACTGGCAAACCAAGCGCTCCTATCAAGTGCTACCCAATTCCATTACGATCCATCGTAATGGAGAGCGTCAGGTCGTCAGTATGGACGAGTTAAAGAAGTTGGCTCCTTCTCTTCAATGGCCTGTAACAGGTCAGATCACAAGCTTTTATGGCATGCGTAATGGTCGCATGCATTATGGTATTGATCTATGGAATGAATCGAAGGCGCAGACTGCCATTAAGGCAGCAGCAGGTGGCACAGTGATCTCCGCAGGATGGCATGCTGGGTATGGGAATACAGTCATCCTTCAACATGACGAGAACTGGGTTACCTATTATGCCCACTTAAGTGCCATTCAAGTTCAACAGGGAGCTTGGGTGGACGTGGGTGAAGAGCTAGGAAAAATGGGAAAGACAGGGGATAGTACAGGCGTTCATCTCCATTTTGAGATCCGTTACCAGCATCAACCCCTCAACCCAATCCTTTTTTTGCCTTCTCCCAACGTTGATCTTGCGAGTCAGGAATGA
- the rho gene encoding transcription termination factor Rho — MVELSNLEDKNLKDLYKLAKEFQIPYYSSLKKKELIFAILKAQAEREGHMFMEGVLDILPDGRGFLRPVNYTQSDDDIYISQSQIRRFDLRIGDRVSGKVRPPKENERYLSLLYVEAVNGMAPEKSSERLHFPALTPLYPQRKIVLETSPEHLSARVIDLIAPIGFGQRGLIVAPPKAGKTMLLKEVANSIVENHPQAKLFVLLIDERPEEVTDMQRSIEAGEVISSTFDEGPENHIKVAELVLERAKRLVEHNQDVIILMDSITRLARAYNLVVPPSGRTLSGGIDPASFHRPKRFFGAARNVEEGGSLTILATALVETGSRMDDVIYEEFKGTGNMELHLSRQLAERRIFPAIDIRRSSTRKEELLLNKDELEKLWVLRRAMNESPEFVDAFIRKLKMTKTNQDFLDNIPTGKQAEANLLKNFFSAS; from the coding sequence ATGGTTGAATTAAGTAATTTGGAAGACAAAAATTTAAAGGATTTATACAAGCTAGCGAAAGAGTTTCAAATTCCTTATTATAGCTCTTTGAAGAAGAAAGAACTGATCTTTGCCATTTTAAAAGCACAGGCAGAACGAGAAGGACATATGTTTATGGAGGGTGTACTGGATATTTTACCAGATGGTCGAGGATTTTTACGACCGGTTAATTACACCCAAAGTGATGATGATATTTACATATCACAATCACAAATTCGCCGTTTCGATCTTCGAATTGGTGACCGCGTATCGGGGAAGGTACGGCCGCCAAAAGAGAATGAGCGTTACCTAAGTCTTCTCTATGTAGAAGCGGTCAATGGCATGGCACCAGAAAAATCATCAGAGCGTCTTCATTTTCCAGCTCTTACTCCCCTTTATCCTCAACGAAAAATCGTCCTTGAGACATCACCAGAACATCTCTCTGCACGTGTGATTGATTTAATTGCACCGATTGGATTTGGGCAGCGGGGCTTAATTGTTGCGCCACCAAAAGCTGGGAAGACGATGTTGCTCAAGGAAGTGGCGAACAGCATTGTGGAGAATCATCCGCAGGCGAAGCTTTTTGTCCTCTTAATCGATGAGCGACCAGAGGAAGTAACAGATATGCAACGTTCCATTGAGGCAGGTGAAGTGATTAGCTCTACTTTTGATGAAGGACCAGAGAACCACATTAAAGTGGCAGAGCTGGTATTGGAACGAGCCAAACGCTTAGTGGAGCACAATCAAGATGTGATCATCCTCATGGATAGTATTACACGACTAGCCCGTGCCTATAACCTGGTGGTACCGCCAAGTGGTCGTACATTATCTGGAGGGATTGACCCTGCATCCTTCCATCGTCCGAAGCGCTTCTTCGGTGCTGCTCGCAATGTCGAAGAAGGTGGCAGTCTTACGATTTTAGCGACAGCCCTTGTTGAAACGGGATCTCGTATGGATGATGTGATTTATGAAGAGTTTAAAGGCACAGGGAATATGGAGTTACATCTTTCTCGTCAATTAGCAGAGCGGCGGATTTTCCCAGCCATCGATATCCGCCGATCCAGTACGCGGAAAGAGGAGCTTCTCCTCAATAAGGATGAATTGGAGAAGCTGTGGGTTCTACGCCGCGCCATGAATGAATCACCTGAATTTGTGGATGCCTTTATTCGTAAATTAAAAATGACGAAGACCAATCAAGATTTTTTGGATAATATTCCCACTGGGAAGCAGGCAGAAGCTAATTTGCTGAAGAATTTTTTTAGTGCTTCCTAA
- the glpX gene encoding class II fructose-bisphosphatase, translating into MERSLSMELVRVTEAAALQSARWMGRGLKNEADDAATTAMRTVFDTIHMDGVVVIGEGEMDEAPMLYIGERLGNGEAPFVDVAVDPLEGTNIVAKGTWGAIAVVAVADRGNLLHAPDMYMDKIAVGPKAVGAIDINRSVTENLQSVAKALGKDVSEVTAIVLDRPRHEEIIKEIREVGARIRLITDGDVAAALNTAFDDTGVDILFGIGGAPEGVIAAVALKGLGGEMQARLMPENEEQLARCKRMGIEDINKVLTIEDMVKGDDCIFAATGVTDGELLKGVRFQGQSAFTQSLVIRAKSGTVRFVEGKHRLDKKPNLVVE; encoded by the coding sequence GTGGAACGCAGTTTATCGATGGAATTGGTACGTGTGACTGAAGCTGCAGCATTACAGTCGGCCCGTTGGATGGGTAGAGGTTTGAAGAATGAAGCGGATGATGCGGCGACTACCGCCATGCGTACTGTTTTTGACACGATCCATATGGATGGTGTGGTCGTTATTGGCGAAGGTGAGATGGACGAAGCGCCCATGCTCTATATCGGAGAACGTTTAGGGAACGGTGAAGCTCCCTTCGTGGATGTAGCAGTTGATCCCTTAGAAGGTACGAATATTGTGGCAAAGGGAACATGGGGGGCCATCGCTGTTGTAGCAGTAGCAGACCGTGGCAATCTGCTTCACGCACCAGATATGTATATGGATAAAATCGCAGTAGGACCAAAAGCAGTTGGAGCCATCGATATCAATCGTTCTGTTACAGAAAACCTACAAAGTGTAGCCAAAGCCCTTGGTAAAGATGTAAGTGAGGTTACTGCCATTGTCTTAGACCGTCCGCGTCATGAGGAGATTATTAAGGAGATTCGTGAAGTAGGTGCACGGATCCGCTTAATCACCGATGGGGATGTGGCTGCTGCGTTGAATACAGCCTTTGATGACACGGGTGTTGATATTCTCTTCGGGATTGGTGGCGCACCAGAGGGTGTGATTGCTGCTGTCGCCCTTAAGGGATTAGGTGGCGAAATGCAGGCTCGCTTAATGCCAGAAAATGAAGAGCAATTAGCACGCTGTAAGCGTATGGGCATCGAAGATATTAATAAGGTCCTCACCATTGAAGATATGGTGAAGGGTGATGACTGCATCTTTGCTGCAACGGGTGTCACCGATGGCGAATTGCTAAAGGGTGTACGCTTCCAGGGTCAATCCGCTTTCACCCAATCCCTTGTTATTCGTGCCAAATCAGGCACTGTTCGCTTCGTAGAAGGCAAGCACCGCTTGGATAAGAAGCCAAATCTGGTTGTCGAATAA
- a CDS encoding UDP-N-acetylglucosamine 1-carboxyvinyltransferase, producing MECLKIRGGRPLRGTMRVSGAKNSAVALIPATILASAPCVIENLPRISDVLRWTDIMEELGATVSFEGSTLHVDTSQLTLHEIPNGNVKKMRASYYLMGALLGRFKRCVVGLPGGCDLGPRPIDLHMKGFEALGAKVHVEHGAVHLVADELRGARIYLDIASVGATINIMLAATLAKGQTIIENAAKEPEIIDVATLLNAMGARIKGVGTDVIRIEGVEELHGCVHSIIPDRIVTGTLMIAAAASGGEIILDQVIPAHVDSLIAKLREMGAVVEENGEQIRVVGKDSYQPIDVKTQVYPGFPTDLQQPMTALLLKAEGTSMVTDIIYGSRFKHIDELRLMGANIKVEGRSAIIEGSVPLQSAKVTATDLRAGACLVVAGLMSHGVTQIMGVEHIDRGYENIEGMLQELGADVWREVIE from the coding sequence ATGGAATGTTTAAAGATTCGTGGGGGACGCCCACTGCGTGGAACCATGCGAGTGAGTGGAGCAAAAAACAGTGCTGTTGCCCTCATTCCTGCCACCATCTTAGCCAGTGCACCTTGTGTCATCGAGAATTTACCTCGCATCAGTGATGTGTTGCGTTGGACGGATATCATGGAGGAATTAGGTGCAACAGTCTCATTTGAAGGTTCTACCCTTCATGTTGATACCAGTCAGCTTACATTACACGAGATTCCCAATGGGAATGTGAAAAAGATGCGTGCATCCTATTATCTCATGGGTGCCCTGTTAGGCCGTTTCAAACGATGTGTTGTCGGCTTACCAGGTGGCTGTGATTTGGGCCCTCGACCTATCGATCTTCATATGAAAGGTTTTGAAGCACTTGGTGCTAAAGTTCATGTAGAGCATGGAGCAGTGCATCTTGTTGCGGATGAATTACGTGGTGCCCGTATTTATTTGGATATTGCCAGTGTTGGTGCCACCATCAATATTATGCTGGCTGCAACCCTAGCGAAGGGGCAGACCATCATCGAAAATGCTGCCAAAGAACCAGAGATTATCGATGTGGCCACCTTACTCAATGCCATGGGTGCACGAATAAAAGGTGTTGGTACCGATGTGATTCGGATCGAGGGCGTGGAGGAGCTACATGGCTGTGTTCATTCCATCATTCCCGATCGCATTGTGACAGGTACATTAATGATTGCAGCAGCAGCTAGTGGTGGTGAGATTATTCTCGATCAAGTGATCCCTGCTCATGTGGACTCACTGATTGCAAAATTACGTGAGATGGGGGCCGTTGTAGAAGAGAATGGGGAACAGATCCGTGTTGTCGGCAAGGATAGCTATCAGCCCATTGATGTAAAAACACAGGTCTATCCAGGTTTTCCTACTGATCTACAACAGCCGATGACAGCCCTGCTTTTAAAGGCTGAAGGGACGAGCATGGTAACGGATATTATTTATGGTTCCCGCTTTAAGCATATTGATGAGTTACGTTTAATGGGTGCTAATATTAAGGTAGAAGGGCGTTCTGCCATCATTGAGGGTAGCGTCCCCCTCCAATCAGCAAAAGTAACAGCTACGGACCTGCGAGCCGGTGCATGCTTGGTTGTGGCGGGATTAATGAGCCATGGTGTGACTCAGATCATGGGTGTAGAGCATATTGATCGGGGTTATGAAAATATTGAAGGAATGTTGCAAGAATTAGGTGCAGATGTATGGCGTGAAGTAATAGAATAA
- a CDS encoding methyl-accepting chemotaxis protein, with amino-acid sequence MINSVRNKMLVSFFAILILMGGSALYNYWKLEEIDQSYDRLFHEQVEKQRIIEALAKNVNTQRLSVFAYIVLGDEQLYENLEPLHQQYQELEKQYLGVTSSSQEAEGLQNLNVIYTAYREVISDALIAKKANQNYLTLLRSEGARIDTDFQKEVDQLREIQMEQVDKQLEKTRQMVLNARTFIAIISTLITMVAISLSILMANHLSRPIRQLKKATQEMATGNLTDVKLVEGNRDEIGDLARSFQDMKEKLRKLVKHMQEQIEEVFAFSQEVTSTTQQVRNAAQQIVERVEEVAHNARQAENYSQESLSGMEGVERDLHAAVSSTKAIVVMARTLHTSTVQGQEEIDHAMKQMTRAGSTMQDSSQYVSHLEERAAQIGEIVNVISQISSQTNLLALNATIEAARAGEHGRGFAVVAQEVRTLAEGTQRATEEISQLITVTQEDMQAASVGMNRGLSEVMQGERILHQATDVLMSIYAGIQNIVQQIEEIASTISGVADVTTDVKYTIAETARQSVESSLHMEEVTSFVQEQLAVMEEIAQSTTALNHLIKETEEIIHHFRID; translated from the coding sequence ATGATAAACAGCGTTAGGAATAAGATGCTCGTCAGCTTCTTCGCCATCCTAATTCTCATGGGTGGCTCTGCCCTTTATAATTATTGGAAATTAGAAGAGATCGATCAGAGCTATGATCGTTTATTCCATGAACAGGTAGAAAAACAACGGATCATTGAGGCGCTAGCAAAGAATGTGAACACACAGCGTCTCTCTGTTTTTGCCTATATTGTCTTAGGAGATGAGCAGTTATATGAGAATTTAGAACCACTTCATCAGCAGTATCAAGAATTAGAGAAGCAATATTTAGGTGTAACTAGCTCTTCTCAGGAAGCGGAAGGTCTTCAAAATCTAAATGTGATATACACAGCATACCGTGAAGTAATTTCTGATGCCTTAATTGCCAAGAAGGCCAATCAAAATTACTTAACGCTACTTCGTTCAGAAGGCGCGAGGATAGACACAGACTTTCAGAAAGAAGTAGATCAACTGAGGGAAATTCAGATGGAGCAAGTGGATAAGCAGTTAGAAAAAACCAGACAAATGGTGTTGAATGCTCGTACCTTCATTGCGATTATTTCCACTCTAATCACCATGGTTGCAATTAGCCTTTCCATTCTAATGGCCAACCATCTCTCGCGTCCGATTCGCCAATTGAAAAAAGCGACGCAGGAGATGGCTACTGGAAACCTGACTGATGTCAAACTGGTAGAAGGTAACCGTGATGAGATTGGTGATTTGGCAAGATCATTCCAGGATATGAAAGAGAAACTTAGAAAGCTTGTGAAGCATATGCAAGAACAGATCGAAGAGGTTTTTGCCTTTTCACAAGAGGTGACTTCCACCACTCAGCAAGTGCGCAATGCAGCACAGCAGATTGTCGAACGTGTTGAAGAGGTGGCACACAATGCAAGGCAAGCGGAGAATTATAGTCAAGAAAGTCTAAGTGGCATGGAAGGGGTAGAACGAGATCTACATGCCGCGGTTAGTTCAACCAAAGCGATCGTAGTGATGGCACGGACTCTTCATACTTCTACTGTACAAGGGCAGGAAGAGATCGACCATGCCATGAAGCAGATGACCCGTGCAGGTTCTACGATGCAAGATTCTTCCCAATACGTGAGTCATTTAGAAGAACGAGCAGCACAGATCGGCGAGATTGTAAATGTGATCAGCCAAATTTCCTCACAAACCAATTTACTTGCCTTGAATGCAACTATTGAGGCTGCAAGGGCAGGGGAGCATGGTCGTGGTTTTGCAGTGGTGGCTCAGGAAGTGCGAACATTAGCTGAAGGAACACAACGTGCAACAGAAGAGATCAGTCAGCTTATCACTGTTACGCAGGAGGATATGCAAGCGGCTAGTGTGGGTATGAATCGTGGTCTTTCGGAGGTCATGCAAGGAGAGAGGATTCTTCACCAGGCTACGGATGTATTAATGAGCATCTATGCAGGAATTCAAAATATAGTACAGCAAATTGAAGAGATTGCTAGTACGATTAGTGGCGTTGCAGACGTAACAACAGATGTGAAGTATACCATTGCAGAGACAGCGAGGCAATCTGTAGAATCCTCCCTTCATATGGAGGAGGTAACCAGCTTTGTACAGGAACAGCTAGCAGTAATGGAGGAGATCGCCCAATCAACAACTGCCTTGAATCATCTAATTAAAGAGACAGAAGAGATCATACATCACTTCCGGATCGATTGA
- a CDS encoding methyl-accepting chemotaxis protein: MKWTVGRKLIILTATMLLLMAALSVIEYVGLSQTNDDYTELVEAQMEMASLLDDLDHEATTLRLEVYYYLLTGDEAELQVYDSIKQEYARLMDILKEASTSTQGVELYNQLNELGEKYMQGAEEAFQLYKSGASIDQPLLEVGKYGTEWTAIFAELKSVQNEQIVAYNQEVAASAESTKRLIPIISGLALIIGGLVSFWLGRNLTTPLHWLNQSVKQMADGDLTGDLVASKRTDEIGDLTNSFMQMRKKLHTVINETAHSSQELMNASNNLDMSSEQAAKATNHIAEAMQTVAEASQQIAQIGEETARGMEEAAQGTQKIAEATTGVSEFAGRVSQEATAGRSDLSQAVEQVRQISIDTHHTSELVTRLGDRSQEIGQIVKVIQEITAQTNLLALNAAIEAARAGENGRGFAVVADEVRKLAEQSKQSAEEIAKLIQTMQQDTAEAIHGMESGVVNVDRGAAIIEKAEQSFATIFTSINQMVQQIEEISAATEEVSAAAEEVTASVNEMASNAKSASGQVQQVAAATEEQLASMEELERATSNLSKMAVRLEKEASYFQI, from the coding sequence ATGAAATGGACAGTAGGTAGAAAGCTGATCATATTGACCGCAACCATGCTACTGTTGATGGCAGCGCTATCTGTAATTGAATATGTAGGACTAAGTCAAACGAACGATGATTACACAGAATTGGTTGAAGCTCAAATGGAGATGGCCTCACTGCTTGATGATCTTGATCATGAGGCGACGACATTGCGTTTAGAGGTGTATTACTACTTACTTACTGGGGATGAAGCAGAACTACAAGTGTATGATTCCATCAAACAGGAATATGCAAGACTGATGGATATCTTAAAAGAAGCAAGCACAAGTACTCAGGGAGTAGAATTATATAATCAGCTTAATGAGCTTGGTGAGAAATACATGCAGGGAGCAGAAGAGGCATTTCAGTTATATAAATCTGGAGCTTCCATTGACCAACCACTGCTGGAGGTTGGAAAGTATGGAACCGAATGGACGGCTATCTTTGCCGAATTAAAGAGCGTTCAAAATGAACAGATTGTTGCCTATAATCAGGAGGTAGCAGCCAGTGCGGAGAGTACGAAAAGGCTAATTCCTATCATTAGTGGATTAGCGCTCATCATTGGCGGATTAGTCTCCTTCTGGCTAGGACGTAACTTAACTACGCCATTACACTGGTTGAATCAATCAGTTAAGCAGATGGCAGATGGTGATTTAACAGGTGATCTTGTTGCAAGCAAACGAACCGATGAGATTGGTGATTTGACCAACTCTTTTATGCAGATGAGAAAGAAGCTACATACAGTGATTAATGAAACCGCTCATAGCTCCCAAGAGCTGATGAATGCATCCAATAATTTAGACATGAGCTCCGAACAAGCGGCAAAGGCTACCAATCATATTGCAGAGGCGATGCAAACTGTTGCAGAAGCCTCACAGCAGATCGCTCAAATTGGTGAAGAGACAGCACGTGGAATGGAGGAAGCAGCACAGGGTACGCAAAAGATTGCTGAAGCAACTACCGGTGTTTCTGAATTTGCTGGGAGGGTTAGTCAGGAAGCAACAGCAGGAAGAAGTGACCTGTCACAAGCTGTTGAACAGGTTCGACAGATCAGTATCGATACACATCATACTTCGGAACTGGTCACTCGTTTAGGTGATCGCTCCCAAGAGATCGGACAGATCGTCAAGGTGATCCAAGAGATTACAGCACAAACCAATTTGCTTGCCTTGAATGCAGCCATTGAAGCAGCACGTGCTGGGGAGAATGGTCGTGGCTTCGCGGTGGTAGCAGACGAAGTACGAAAACTAGCAGAACAATCGAAGCAATCAGCGGAGGAGATTGCCAAGTTGATTCAAACGATGCAACAGGATACAGCAGAAGCCATTCATGGTATGGAATCAGGGGTTGTTAATGTAGATCGTGGCGCAGCAATTATTGAAAAGGCAGAGCAATCCTTTGCCACGATTTTTACCTCCATTAATCAGATGGTTCAGCAGATTGAAGAGATCTCCGCAGCAACCGAGGAGGTTTCAGCAGCAGCGGAAGAGGTTACAGCTTCTGTGAATGAGATGGCTTCCAATGCAAAGTCCGCTTCTGGTCAAGTGCAACAGGTAGCCGCTGCCACGGAAGAACAGCTCGCCTCCATGGAGGAATTGGAAAGAGCAACGAGCAATCTAAGCAAAATGGCAGTACGATTAGAGAAAGAAGCATCCTACTTTCAAATCTAA
- the fsa gene encoding fructose-6-phosphate aldolase: MKFFIDTANTDEIRQANDWGILAGVTTNPSLVAKEGRDFHEVIKEITSIVDGPISAEVISLDAEGMIKEGEVLAAIHPNVVIKVPMTAEGLKAVKRFSQQGIATNVTLVFSANQALLAARAGATYVSPFVGRLDDIGHNGILLIEEIVQIFDLHQINTEVIAASIRHPQHVTAAAQAGAHIATVPYKVLQQMLHHPLTDAGIERFLADWQKARSK, from the coding sequence ATGAAATTTTTTATTGATACAGCCAATACCGATGAGATCCGCCAAGCCAATGATTGGGGGATTCTAGCTGGTGTAACAACCAACCCTTCCCTTGTGGCGAAAGAGGGACGAGACTTTCATGAGGTGATCAAGGAGATTACCTCCATCGTAGATGGCCCTATTAGTGCAGAAGTAATCAGCTTAGATGCTGAGGGGATGATCAAAGAGGGCGAGGTTCTGGCTGCCATTCATCCAAACGTGGTGATCAAGGTACCGATGACTGCAGAAGGATTAAAAGCAGTGAAACGCTTCTCCCAACAGGGAATTGCCACCAATGTGACCTTGGTCTTCTCCGCCAATCAAGCGTTGCTCGCAGCGCGAGCAGGTGCTACGTATGTTTCACCATTCGTAGGACGTTTAGATGATATCGGACATAATGGGATTCTTCTTATCGAGGAGATCGTCCAAATTTTTGACCTACACCAGATTAACACCGAGGTGATTGCTGCAAGCATCCGTCATCCACAGCATGTAACTGCTGCAGCACAAGCGGGAGCCCATATTGCTACTGTACCTTATAAGGTACTGCAACAGATGCTCCATCATCCCCTTACTGATGCAGGGATTGAACGCTTTTTAGCGGACTGGCAAAAGGCCCGTTCTAAATGA